One Pseudomonas rhizophila DNA window includes the following coding sequences:
- a CDS encoding GyrI-like domain-containing protein — translation MEKHEPDNAAEPRFEHGRFQIIAGFGGCFTPDTAEDIPLLWEKFLPWLGKVPGQKDEVTYGVCCNPDGKGGFEYIAGVEVSRLDDLPEQLRWIEIQPAHYAVFEHKGPLKALPQTFHYIWKEWLPRSGHTAAEAPEFERYSEDFNPRTGEGSLEIWIPLKPS, via the coding sequence ATGGAAAAGCACGAACCCGATAACGCAGCCGAACCACGCTTCGAACACGGACGTTTTCAGATAATCGCCGGTTTTGGTGGCTGTTTTACCCCGGACACCGCCGAGGATATCCCGCTGCTCTGGGAAAAGTTTTTGCCCTGGCTCGGTAAAGTGCCAGGGCAGAAAGATGAGGTCACCTATGGCGTGTGTTGCAACCCGGACGGGAAGGGTGGGTTTGAATACATTGCCGGCGTGGAAGTCAGCCGGCTCGATGATTTGCCCGAACAGTTGCGCTGGATCGAAATACAGCCTGCGCACTACGCAGTGTTCGAACACAAAGGTCCGTTGAAAGCCCTGCCGCAGACGTTCCACTACATCTGGAAAGAGTGGCTGCCGCGATCCGGCCACACAGCTGCCGAGGCCCCGGAGTTCGAACGCTACAGCGAAGACTTCAACCCCAGGACCGGCGAAGGCTCTCTGGAAATCTGGATTCCTCTCAAACCGAGCTGA
- a CDS encoding RNA polymerase sigma factor, producing the protein MSAEEVSARVEQVYRQDSRRILATLIRLLGDFDLAEEALHEAFFIAVERWQRDGVPDNPRAWLVSAGRFKAIDSLRRRARFAASRPMLIAQLEELEQSDWSDEDVEDDRLRLIFTCCHPALAADAQVPLTLREVCDLTTEEIARAFLAAPAAIAQRIVRAKAKIRDAKIPYQVPSRSELPERLDSVLRVIYLVFNEGYSASMGAEVTREDLTREAIRLARLLMELLPEAEVMGLLALMLLHESRRRARTSPGGELILLDEQDRSLWDADMIAEGCALVEAALNTRRFGPYCLQAAIAAVHAEAPTAQETDWPQIVGLYDVLLRAVPSPVIELNRAAALAKRDGPQAGLQRIDAILDRGELLDYHLAHSARAELCRQLGRVEEARAAYRRALELTQQLPERRFIEGRLAGLQ; encoded by the coding sequence ATGTCGGCCGAAGAAGTCAGTGCACGGGTCGAGCAGGTTTATCGGCAAGACTCGCGGCGCATCCTGGCGACGCTGATTCGCCTGCTGGGGGATTTCGACCTTGCTGAAGAGGCCTTGCACGAGGCCTTCTTCATCGCGGTCGAGCGCTGGCAGCGCGACGGTGTGCCGGACAATCCTCGGGCCTGGCTGGTGTCGGCCGGGCGCTTCAAGGCCATCGACAGTTTGCGCCGGCGCGCTCGCTTCGCGGCGAGCCGGCCGATGCTGATTGCCCAGCTCGAAGAACTGGAGCAGAGCGACTGGAGTGATGAGGACGTGGAAGACGATCGCCTGCGGCTGATCTTCACCTGTTGCCACCCGGCCCTGGCCGCTGATGCCCAGGTGCCGCTGACGTTGCGGGAAGTGTGCGACCTGACCACCGAAGAGATCGCCCGGGCTTTTCTCGCCGCCCCGGCGGCCATCGCCCAGCGCATCGTGCGGGCCAAGGCAAAAATTCGCGATGCGAAGATCCCCTATCAGGTGCCGTCCCGCTCGGAACTGCCCGAGCGGCTGGACAGTGTGTTGCGAGTGATCTACCTGGTATTCAACGAAGGCTATTCGGCCTCGATGGGGGCTGAGGTGACGCGTGAAGATTTGACCCGCGAAGCCATCCGCCTGGCCCGCCTGTTGATGGAGCTGTTGCCTGAAGCCGAAGTCATGGGTTTGCTGGCATTGATGCTGCTGCACGAGTCGCGGCGGCGAGCACGAACTTCTCCCGGCGGTGAACTGATCCTGCTGGATGAGCAGGACCGATCCTTGTGGGACGCCGACATGATCGCCGAAGGCTGCGCCCTGGTGGAAGCCGCGCTCAATACCCGAAGGTTCGGGCCTTATTGCCTGCAAGCTGCGATTGCGGCAGTGCATGCCGAAGCCCCCACGGCGCAGGAGACCGACTGGCCGCAGATCGTCGGCCTCTATGATGTGTTGCTGCGTGCGGTGCCTTCGCCGGTGATCGAACTCAACCGCGCCGCGGCCCTGGCCAAACGCGATGGACCGCAAGCGGGCTTGCAGCGGATCGACGCGATTCTGGACCGGGGCGAGTTGCTCGATTATCACCTGGCCCACTCGGCGCGGGCAGAACTCTGTCGGCAGTTGGGACGCGTGGAGGAGGCGAGGGCGGCATATCGACGCGCGCTTGAATTGACTCAGCAATTGCCGGAGAGGCGGTTTATCGAAGGGCGGCTTGCGGGATTACAGTGA
- a CDS encoding LysE family translocator encodes MEFSSGFLLSLSLCLDIGVANIAMITLAMQRGYFQGFALGLGTCVGDLIYAVLALAGMTVLLQYETVRWVLWIGGSVVLLYFAAKMIHSAIYHHAALAEAGEVRSHSSGQEFFRGIFLAMSSPSAILWFAAVGGTLIARSGGGTILSSALFLSGFLCAGLLWCAGLCLAATQGGRLLGDKLLRYCYWASAAIFCYFAVYVIVSGYNEFIGKVAPAVVPGLG; translated from the coding sequence ATGGAATTTTCCAGCGGTTTCCTGCTGAGCCTTTCTTTGTGCCTGGACATTGGCGTGGCCAATATCGCGATGATTACCCTGGCCATGCAACGTGGCTATTTCCAGGGTTTCGCCCTGGGCCTGGGCACATGTGTGGGGGACCTGATCTACGCGGTCCTGGCCTTGGCCGGCATGACGGTGCTGCTGCAATACGAAACGGTGCGCTGGGTGCTGTGGATCGGCGGCTCGGTGGTGCTGCTGTATTTCGCAGCGAAGATGATTCATTCGGCGATCTATCACCATGCGGCGTTGGCCGAGGCTGGCGAGGTGCGGAGTCATTCATCCGGGCAGGAGTTTTTTCGCGGGATTTTCCTGGCGATGTCGTCGCCCAGTGCCATTCTCTGGTTCGCGGCGGTGGGCGGCACATTGATCGCTCGCTCGGGCGGCGGAACGATCCTCAGCTCGGCGCTGTTCCTGAGTGGATTTCTCTGTGCCGGACTTCTCTGGTGTGCAGGCCTGTGCCTGGCAGCAACCCAGGGCGGCAGGCTGCTGGGGGATAAACTGTTGCGCTATTGCTATTGGGCATCGGCCGCCATCTTCTGCTATTTCGCGGTGTACGTGATTGTTTCTGGCTACAACGAGTTTATCGGGAAAGTGGCGCCGGCCGTTGTGCCTGGACTCGGATAA
- a CDS encoding LysR family transcriptional regulator ArgP, with translation MFDYKLLSALAAVVEQAGFERAAQVLGLSQSAISQRIKLLEARVGQPVLVRVTPPAPTEIGRRLLNHVQQVRLLERDLQSLVPALDEEGLPERLRIALNADSLATWWAVAVGDFCAEHHLLLDLVVEDQTVGLKRMRAGEVAACVCASERPVAGARSVLLGAMRYRALASPAFIARHFPDGVRADQLARTPALVFGPDDFLQHRYLASLGVEGGFEHHLCPSSEGFIRLAEAGLGWGLVPELQMREQLERGELVELLADKPIDVPLYWHHWRNGGQLLGLLTERLIKAASSKLQAVS, from the coding sequence ATGTTCGATTACAAATTGCTTTCCGCTCTGGCGGCGGTTGTCGAACAGGCCGGATTCGAGCGTGCCGCCCAAGTGCTGGGTTTGTCGCAGTCGGCGATTTCCCAGCGGATCAAACTGCTGGAGGCGCGGGTCGGCCAGCCGGTGCTGGTGCGCGTCACGCCGCCGGCACCGACCGAAATCGGTCGCCGCTTGCTCAACCATGTGCAGCAGGTGCGGCTGTTGGAGCGCGACCTGCAAAGCCTGGTGCCAGCGCTGGATGAGGAGGGGCTGCCTGAGCGCCTGCGGATCGCCTTGAATGCCGACAGCCTGGCCACTTGGTGGGCGGTGGCCGTTGGAGATTTCTGCGCCGAACATCATCTGTTGCTCGACTTGGTGGTGGAAGACCAGACCGTCGGCCTCAAACGCATGCGTGCCGGTGAGGTGGCGGCGTGCGTCTGCGCCAGTGAACGTCCGGTGGCTGGTGCCCGTAGTGTGTTGTTGGGGGCCATGCGCTACCGGGCGTTGGCCAGCCCGGCGTTCATCGCCAGGCATTTCCCCGATGGGGTGCGCGCCGATCAACTGGCGCGCACGCCGGCGCTGGTGTTCGGCCCGGATGATTTCCTGCAGCATCGCTACCTTGCTTCCCTGGGGGTCGAAGGCGGTTTCGAACATCATCTCTGCCCGTCGTCCGAAGGTTTCATTCGGCTCGCCGAAGCGGGGCTTGGCTGGGGACTGGTGCCGGAGTTGCAAATGCGTGAGCAACTGGAGCGGGGCGAGTTGGTGGAATTGCTGGCAGATAAACCGATTGATGTGCCGTTGTACTGGCATCATTGGCGCAATGGTGGGCAGTTACTGGGTTTGTTGACTGAACGATTGATCAAGGCGGCAAGCAGCAAGCTCCAAGCGGTAAGTTGA
- a CDS encoding YciI family protein, translating to MKYLCLVYSNEHALHNSPDSPQDAECMAYAESVQGSGRMIAAEALESVQTATTVRMRGGKLSITDGPFAETKEQLAGFYLIDAKDLNEALQVAGNIPAARVGCVEVRPVRQLNP from the coding sequence ATGAAGTACTTATGCCTGGTCTATAGCAACGAGCATGCGCTGCACAACTCACCCGACAGCCCGCAGGACGCTGAATGCATGGCCTACGCCGAGTCGGTCCAGGGCAGCGGTCGTATGATTGCCGCCGAGGCCCTGGAGTCGGTGCAGACCGCTACCACGGTGCGCATGCGCGGCGGCAAGTTGTCGATCACGGACGGTCCGTTTGCCGAAACCAAGGAGCAACTGGCGGGCTTCTACCTGATCGACGCCAAGGACCTGAACGAAGCTCTCCAGGTCGCCGGCAACATTCCGGCGGCCCGGGTCGGCTGCGTCGAGGTCCGACCGGTACGTCAACTGAATCCCTGA
- a CDS encoding YybH family protein, with product MNTQATETEIKALIETYRQAVMEKNVEKVMALYDDNIVSFDAIQALQFKGKVAYRAHWQACMEMCPGPHKFDFHQIEITAADTIAFAHWLAYCGGTNDKGEEQACWMRTTACYQRVAGQWKIVHEHWSAPFDPMAGTVMFDLQP from the coding sequence ATGAATACCCAAGCCACCGAAACCGAAATCAAGGCCTTGATCGAGACTTATCGCCAGGCTGTCATGGAAAAAAATGTTGAAAAAGTCATGGCGCTCTATGACGACAACATCGTTTCGTTCGATGCCATCCAGGCCCTGCAATTCAAGGGCAAAGTCGCTTACCGGGCCCATTGGCAGGCGTGCATGGAGATGTGCCCTGGACCGCACAAGTTCGACTTCCATCAGATCGAGATTACCGCAGCTGACACGATCGCCTTCGCTCACTGGCTGGCCTATTGCGGCGGCACCAACGACAAAGGTGAAGAGCAGGCTTGCTGGATGCGCACGACCGCTTGCTATCAACGGGTGGCCGGGCAATGGAAGATTGTCCACGAACACTGGTCCGCGCCGTTTGATCCGATGGCCGGTACGGTGATGTTCGACCTGCAGCCCTGA
- a CDS encoding GNAT family N-acetyltransferase has product MTAQLVPYEDLTELQRTQVEAIEIHPEQIKFAGDIHGALHTLLSRPGPGVKGFALLAGEVPVAFLLLKRPPVLPAWANEHSATLHALQVDYRAQGKGYGKACLLALPAVARAAWPQIRGLELSVDADNVSAIGLYTRLGWVDSGEAYKGRIGYERRMGLVFDQEITCL; this is encoded by the coding sequence GTGACCGCTCAGCTCGTACCCTACGAAGACCTCACCGAGCTGCAGCGCACGCAGGTCGAAGCCATCGAAATCCACCCCGAACAGATCAAGTTCGCCGGCGATATCCACGGCGCACTGCACACGCTGTTGTCCAGGCCCGGCCCTGGCGTCAAAGGGTTTGCGTTGCTGGCAGGCGAAGTGCCAGTGGCGTTCCTGTTACTCAAGCGCCCGCCAGTACTGCCCGCCTGGGCCAACGAACACAGCGCCACCCTGCACGCCCTGCAAGTCGATTATCGGGCCCAGGGCAAGGGTTACGGCAAGGCCTGCCTACTAGCGCTTCCTGCCGTGGCTCGGGCGGCATGGCCGCAAATCAGAGGACTGGAGCTTTCGGTCGACGCCGATAATGTCTCGGCCATCGGCCTGTATACCCGGCTGGGCTGGGTCGACAGTGGCGAAGCGTACAAGGGCCGCATCGGTTATGAGCGGCGGATGGGGCTGGTGTTTGACCAGGAGATAACCTGTCTGTGA
- a CDS encoding LysE/ArgO family amino acid transporter: MWQSYMNGLLVALGLIMAIGAQNAFVLAQSLRREHHLPVAALCVTCDALLVAAGVFGLATLLAQSPLLLSIARWGGAGFLLWYGSLALRRACSKQSLQQDEKQVVRSLRAVLLSALAVTLLNPHVYLDTVLLIGSLGAQQSVPGAYVVGAASASLLWFFTLAIGAAWLAPWLARPSTWRILDVLVATMMFSVAIQLIVSG, from the coding sequence ATGTGGCAAAGCTACATGAACGGACTACTGGTGGCCCTCGGGCTGATCATGGCCATCGGCGCTCAGAACGCCTTCGTGCTGGCGCAAAGCCTGCGCCGCGAACATCACTTGCCGGTCGCCGCTCTGTGTGTAACTTGCGATGCGTTGCTGGTGGCCGCCGGGGTGTTCGGCCTGGCGACACTGCTGGCCCAAAGCCCGTTGCTGCTTTCAATAGCCCGCTGGGGCGGCGCCGGGTTCCTGCTCTGGTATGGCAGCCTGGCGTTGCGTCGGGCCTGTTCGAAACAAAGCCTGCAACAAGATGAAAAACAGGTCGTGCGCTCGTTACGGGCGGTGCTGCTCAGTGCGTTGGCGGTGACCCTGCTCAACCCCCACGTCTATCTCGACACCGTGTTGCTGATCGGTTCCCTCGGGGCCCAGCAAAGCGTGCCTGGCGCCTATGTCGTGGGAGCGGCCAGTGCCTCGTTGCTGTGGTTCTTCACACTGGCAATCGGTGCGGCATGGCTGGCACCGTGGCTGGCACGGCCGAGTACCTGGCGGATACTGGATGTGCTGGTGGCAACGATGATGTTCAGCGTGGCCATACAGTTGATCGTCTCTGGCTGA
- a CDS encoding imelysin family protein, translating to MIRMPLATASLLAIAISLAGCGEGKDKAAAPQAPTPAASTAAPAAAGKIDEAAAKAVVAHYADIVHAVYSDAESTAKTLQTAIDAFLAKPNDETLNAAKAAWVAARVPYLQSEVFRFGNTIIDDWEGQLNAWPLDEGLIDYVDTSYAHALGNPGATANIIANTEVQVGEDKVDVKDITPEKLASLNELGGSEANVATGYHAIEFLLWGQDLNGTGPGAGQRPASDYLEGAGATGGHNDRRRAYLKAVTQLLVSDLEEMVGNWKPNVADNYRATLEAEPAETGLRKMLFGMGSLSLGELAGERMKVSLEANSPEDEQDCFSDNTHNSHFYDAKGVRNVYLGEYTRVDGTKMTGASLSSLVAKADPAADNALKADLADTEAKIQVMVDHANKGEHYDQLIAAGNTAGNQVVRDAIAALVKQTGAIEQAAGKLGISDLNPDSADHEF from the coding sequence ATGATTCGTATGCCTCTGGCTACCGCCAGTTTGCTGGCCATCGCTATTTCCCTCGCCGGTTGCGGCGAAGGCAAAGACAAGGCCGCCGCGCCGCAAGCGCCCACGCCTGCAGCCAGCACCGCCGCCCCAGCCGCAGCCGGCAAAATCGACGAGGCCGCTGCCAAGGCCGTTGTCGCGCACTACGCCGACATCGTCCATGCGGTCTACAGCGATGCCGAATCCACCGCGAAAACCCTGCAAACCGCGATCGATGCGTTCCTGGCCAAACCGAACGACGAGACCCTCAACGCCGCCAAGGCCGCCTGGGTCGCTGCGCGCGTCCCTTACCTGCAAAGCGAAGTGTTCCGCTTCGGCAACACCATCATCGACGACTGGGAAGGCCAATTGAACGCCTGGCCGCTGGATGAAGGCCTGATCGACTACGTCGACACCTCCTATGCGCACGCATTGGGTAACCCGGGCGCCACCGCCAATATCATCGCCAATACCGAAGTCCAGGTAGGCGAAGACAAGGTCGACGTGAAAGACATCACCCCGGAGAAACTCGCCAGCCTGAACGAGCTGGGCGGTTCCGAGGCCAACGTCGCCACCGGCTACCACGCCATCGAATTTTTGCTGTGGGGCCAGGACCTCAACGGCACCGGCCCTGGTGCTGGCCAGCGTCCGGCCTCCGATTATCTGGAAGGCGCCGGGGCTACTGGCGGTCACAACGACCGTCGTCGCGCCTACCTCAAGGCCGTGACCCAACTGTTGGTCAGCGATCTGGAAGAAATGGTCGGCAACTGGAAGCCAAACGTGGCTGACAACTACCGCGCCACCCTGGAAGCCGAGCCTGCCGAAACCGGCCTGCGCAAGATGCTGTTCGGCATGGGCAGCCTGTCCCTCGGCGAACTGGCGGGCGAACGTATGAAGGTGTCCCTGGAAGCCAACTCGCCAGAAGACGAGCAGGACTGCTTCAGCGACAACACCCACAACTCGCACTTCTACGATGCCAAAGGCGTGCGCAACGTTTACCTGGGCGAATACACCCGCGTCGACGGCACCAAGATGACCGGCGCCAGCCTGTCGTCCCTGGTGGCCAAGGCTGACCCGGCCGCTGACAACGCCCTCAAGGCCGACCTGGCCGACACCGAAGCCAAGATCCAAGTCATGGTCGATCACGCCAACAAGGGTGAGCACTACGACCAACTGATCGCTGCGGGCAACACCGCTGGCAACCAGGTCGTGCGCGACGCCATTGCCGCACTGGTCAAGCAGACCGGCGCGATCGAACAGGCCGCGGGCAAACTGGGCATCAGCGACCTGAACCCGGACAGCGCTGATCACGAGTTCTGA
- a CDS encoding superoxide dismutase: MAFELPPLPYPHDALQPHISKETLEFHHDKHHNTYVVNLNNLVPGTEFEGKTLEEIVKTSSGGIFNNAAQVWNHTFYWNCLAPNAGGQPTGALADAINSAFGSFDKFKEEFTKTSVGTFGSGWGWLVKKADGSLALASTIGAGNPLTSGDTPLLTCDVWEHAYYIDYRNLRPKYVEAFWNLVNWKFVAEQFEGKTFTA, translated from the coding sequence ATGGCTTTCGAATTGCCGCCGCTGCCTTATCCACACGATGCACTGCAGCCGCACATCTCCAAAGAGACTCTGGAATTCCACCACGACAAGCACCACAACACCTACGTCGTGAACCTGAACAACCTGGTACCTGGCACCGAGTTCGAAGGCAAGACCCTGGAAGAAATCGTCAAGACTTCCTCGGGCGGTATCTTCAACAACGCCGCTCAGGTCTGGAACCACACCTTCTACTGGAACTGCCTGGCGCCAAACGCCGGTGGTCAACCTACCGGCGCGCTGGCCGACGCCATCAACAGTGCGTTCGGCTCGTTCGACAAGTTCAAGGAAGAATTCACCAAGACTTCCGTCGGCACCTTCGGTTCCGGTTGGGGCTGGCTGGTGAAAAAGGCTGACGGTTCCCTGGCCCTGGCCAGCACCATCGGCGCCGGCAACCCGCTGACCAGCGGCGACACCCCGCTGCTGACCTGCGACGTTTGGGAACACGCCTACTACATCGACTACCGCAACCTTCGTCCGAAATACGTCGAAGCGTTCTGGAACCTGGTCAACTGGAAGTTTGTGGCCGAGCAGTTCGAAGGCAAGACCTTCACCGCTTGA
- a CDS encoding SRPBCC family protein, with the protein MNLKPAAFELSISRVIDASRQKIFRAWTEPALLVQWWGPHGMTTPECEMELWVGGQFRTLMRAPDGSEYPTMGVFLEIVAPQRLVFTDAFVPGWIPSGKAFMTGEVLLEEMGDKTLYTARALHWNEEDRQAHEAMGFHDGWGQSLDRLEALVTQGMPD; encoded by the coding sequence ATGAACCTCAAACCTGCCGCGTTCGAGTTGTCCATCAGCCGGGTGATCGACGCCTCGCGTCAGAAGATTTTCCGCGCCTGGACCGAGCCGGCGCTGCTTGTCCAATGGTGGGGACCCCACGGCATGACTACGCCGGAGTGCGAAATGGAGCTGTGGGTCGGTGGTCAGTTTCGCACCCTGATGCGTGCCCCGGACGGCAGTGAGTATCCGACCATGGGCGTGTTCCTGGAAATCGTCGCCCCGCAGCGGCTGGTCTTCACCGATGCGTTTGTGCCCGGCTGGATCCCCTCCGGCAAAGCCTTCATGACCGGCGAAGTGTTGCTTGAGGAGATGGGCGATAAAACCCTTTACACCGCCCGCGCCCTGCACTGGAACGAAGAAGACCGCCAGGCCCACGAAGCCATGGGCTTTCATGACGGCTGGGGCCAGAGCCTGGACCGGCTCGAAGCGCTGGTGACCCAGGGCATGCCCGACTGA
- a CDS encoding putative bifunctional diguanylate cyclase/phosphodiesterase — translation MKLELKNSLSVKLLRVVLLSALIVGVVLSCAQIVFDAYKTDHAVASDAQRILDMFRDPSTQAVYSLDREMGMQVIEGLFQDQAVRMASIGHPQETMLAEKTRPLQHSGSRWLTDLILGKERTFTTQLVGRGPYSEYYGDLSITLDTATYGQSFIVNSVIIFISGMLRALAMGLVLYLVYHWLLTKPLSRIIEHLTEINPDRPSEHKIPQLRGHEQNELGLWINTANQLLASIERNTHLRHEAENSLLRMAQYDFLTGLPNRQQLQQQLDKILVDAGRLQRRVAVLCVGLDDFKGINEQFSYQTGDQLLLALADRLRAHSGRLGALARLGGDQFALVQADIEQPYEAAELAQSILDDLEAPFILDDQQIRLRATIGITLFPEDGDSTEKLLQKAEQTMTLAKARSRNRYQFYIASVDSEMRRRRELEKDLREALLLEQFSLVYQPQVSYRDLRVVGTEALIRWHHPEHGLVPPDLFIPLAEQNGTIIAIGEWVLDQACKQLREWHDQGFVDLRMAVNLSTVQLHHAELPRVVNNLLQMYRLPPRSLELEVTETGLMEDITTAAQHLLSLRRSGALIAIDDFGTGYSSLSYLKSLPLDKIKIDKSFVQDLLDDEDDATIVRAIIQLGKSLGMQVIAEGVETVEQEAYIISEGCHEGQGYYYSKPLPARELGIYLKQAQRSKVSII, via the coding sequence TTGAAGCTGGAACTCAAGAACAGCTTGTCTGTGAAGTTGCTCCGGGTCGTGCTCCTTTCGGCATTGATCGTCGGCGTGGTATTGAGCTGCGCCCAGATCGTTTTCGATGCCTACAAAACCGACCATGCCGTCGCCAGCGATGCCCAACGAATTCTTGATATGTTCCGGGACCCTTCGACCCAGGCCGTCTATAGCCTTGACCGGGAGATGGGCATGCAAGTGATCGAGGGGCTGTTTCAGGACCAAGCGGTGCGCATGGCTTCTATCGGTCACCCTCAAGAGACCATGCTTGCCGAAAAAACCCGGCCTTTGCAGCACTCTGGAAGTCGCTGGCTGACCGACCTGATCCTTGGCAAGGAACGCACATTCACCACGCAACTGGTGGGTCGCGGGCCTTACAGTGAATATTACGGTGACCTGAGCATTACTCTCGACACCGCCACCTACGGCCAGAGTTTCATCGTCAACTCCGTAATCATTTTCATATCGGGCATGTTGCGAGCCCTGGCGATGGGCCTGGTGTTGTACCTGGTCTATCACTGGCTGCTGACCAAACCACTGTCGCGGATCATCGAACACCTGACCGAAATCAACCCCGACCGGCCGAGTGAACACAAGATCCCGCAGCTACGCGGCCACGAACAAAATGAGTTGGGGCTCTGGATCAACACCGCCAACCAATTGCTCGCCTCCATCGAGCGCAATACACACCTGCGCCACGAGGCGGAAAACAGCCTGCTGCGCATGGCCCAGTATGACTTCCTCACCGGCCTGCCCAATCGTCAACAGCTTCAACAGCAACTGGACAAGATCCTGGTGGATGCCGGGCGCTTGCAACGCCGGGTGGCCGTACTGTGTGTGGGGCTGGATGACTTCAAGGGCATCAACGAACAGTTCAGCTATCAAACCGGTGACCAGTTGCTGCTGGCCCTGGCAGATAGGCTGCGAGCCCACAGCGGACGCCTTGGCGCGCTGGCGCGACTGGGGGGCGACCAGTTCGCCCTGGTCCAGGCCGATATCGAACAACCTTACGAAGCCGCCGAGTTGGCCCAGAGCATCCTCGATGACCTGGAGGCGCCGTTCATCCTCGATGATCAGCAAATCCGCCTACGGGCGACCATTGGCATCACCCTCTTTCCCGAGGACGGGGACAGCACCGAGAAGTTGTTGCAGAAAGCCGAGCAGACCATGACCCTGGCCAAGGCCCGCTCGCGCAATCGCTACCAGTTCTACATCGCCAGCGTCGACAGTGAAATGCGCCGCCGTCGCGAGCTGGAAAAAGACCTGCGCGAGGCTCTGCTCCTCGAGCAGTTCAGCCTGGTGTATCAGCCGCAGGTCAGCTATCGCGACCTGCGAGTGGTGGGTACCGAGGCGCTGATTCGCTGGCATCACCCCGAACACGGCCTCGTGCCGCCGGACCTGTTCATTCCCCTGGCCGAACAGAACGGCACCATTATCGCCATCGGTGAATGGGTCCTGGATCAGGCTTGCAAACAGTTGCGCGAATGGCATGACCAGGGCTTCGTTGACCTGCGCATGGCGGTCAACCTGTCCACCGTGCAATTGCACCATGCCGAACTGCCGCGGGTGGTGAACAACTTGCTGCAGATGTACCGCCTGCCGCCGCGCAGCCTGGAGCTGGAGGTCACGGAAACCGGCCTGATGGAAGACATCACGACAGCCGCCCAGCACTTGCTCAGTCTGCGCCGCTCCGGCGCGCTGATTGCCATCGATGACTTCGGGACCGGTTATTCGTCCCTGAGTTATCTCAAGAGCCTGCCGCTGGACAAGATCAAGATCGACAAGAGCTTCGTCCAGGACCTGCTCGATGACGAGGATGACGCGACCATCGTCCGGGCCATCATCCAGTTGGGCAAGAGCCTGGGGATGCAGGTAATCGCCGAGGGGGTTGAGACGGTCGAGCAGGAAGCCTACATCATCTCCGAGGGCTGCCATGAAGGTCAGGGGTATTACTACAGCAAACCGCTGCCGGCACGGGAGTTGGGCATCTATCTCAAGCAGGCGCAGCGCAGCAAAGTCTCCATCATCTGA